From Nitrobacter sp. NHB1, a single genomic window includes:
- a CDS encoding class I SAM-dependent methyltransferase yields the protein MLKAEFSRINQAKAVFDDIYIQDDPRSYFSVLGDLDYMITDVAEPVIRQILSAKASVTDTKPVVLDVGCSYGINAAVHRFPLTFGGLRHRYARREIKAVSSEELMRFDRNFYASWPDLGPARFIGLDVSAPAVRYATRVGLLDQGIVADLENETLSAENARIIRPVDVIMSTGCIGYVTEKTFSKLLDATEKKPWIISFVLRMFPFDAIAKTFAQRGLVTERLSGVTFVQRRFRDAEEFENSLANLAAAQIDPTGLESEGLFHADLILSRPEADARAAPLADIVTVASGRGRPIAPRYVHVESDDGPRVTLEP from the coding sequence TTGTTGAAAGCAGAATTCTCACGGATCAATCAGGCGAAAGCGGTCTTCGATGATATCTACATCCAGGACGATCCCAGATCGTATTTCTCGGTCCTTGGCGATCTCGACTATATGATCACGGATGTAGCCGAACCCGTCATCCGCCAGATTCTATCCGCCAAGGCTTCTGTCACCGATACCAAACCCGTCGTGCTCGATGTCGGCTGCTCGTACGGCATCAACGCCGCAGTGCACCGATTTCCGCTGACATTCGGAGGCTTGCGTCACCGCTACGCCCGGCGCGAAATAAAGGCGGTCAGTTCCGAGGAGTTGATGCGGTTCGATCGCAATTTCTATGCGAGTTGGCCCGATCTCGGCCCAGCCCGGTTTATCGGCCTCGATGTGTCGGCGCCGGCAGTTCGCTACGCGACGCGCGTCGGGCTTCTCGATCAGGGCATCGTCGCCGATCTCGAAAACGAAACGCTTTCGGCGGAGAACGCGCGCATTATCCGCCCCGTCGATGTCATCATGTCGACGGGCTGCATCGGCTATGTGACGGAAAAAACATTCAGCAAGCTTCTCGATGCGACAGAGAAGAAGCCATGGATCATTTCCTTCGTGCTGCGAATGTTCCCTTTCGACGCGATTGCGAAAACGTTCGCGCAGCGCGGCCTGGTGACAGAACGGCTGAGCGGCGTGACCTTCGTCCAGCGTCGCTTTCGCGACGCCGAGGAGTTCGAGAACAGCCTGGCAAACCTCGCAGCCGCCCAGATCGACCCTACCGGCCTCGAATCCGAGGGTTTGTTTCATGCCGATTTGATTCTTTCGCGGCCGGAGGCCGATGCGCGCGCCGCTCCGCTGGCAGACATCGTAACCGTTGCCAGCGGACGAGGCCGCCCGATCGCGCCGCGTTATGTTCATGTCGAAAGCGACGACGGCCCGCGGGTGACGCTGGAGCCGTGA
- a CDS encoding SET domain-containing protein yields MPVISPNKPYRIGRSRTGLGLFATKPIKKGTKIVRYFGPLLDCNKEKDDAVENKYLFQITNRWTIDGSVRKNIARYINHACKPNAESDVSKIKRRVDIRAIKDIAPGEEINYDYGTDYFKEYLKPIGCKCDACEKKRRKLRAAAREEKKRVRARAEKRAGVARNGKNLNGHKAPAAAPKKSERRSTVAKGRTSRKRS; encoded by the coding sequence ATGCCTGTCATTTCTCCGAACAAGCCTTATCGAATCGGCCGCTCCCGCACCGGGCTCGGCCTCTTCGCCACCAAACCCATCAAGAAGGGCACGAAGATCGTCCGGTATTTCGGGCCGCTGCTCGACTGCAACAAGGAGAAGGACGACGCGGTCGAGAACAAGTATCTCTTTCAGATCACCAACCGCTGGACCATCGACGGCTCGGTGCGCAAGAACATCGCGCGCTACATCAACCACGCCTGCAAACCGAATGCGGAATCCGACGTCAGCAAGATCAAGCGGCGCGTCGACATCCGCGCCATCAAGGACATCGCGCCCGGCGAGGAAATCAACTACGACTACGGCACCGACTACTTCAAGGAGTACCTGAAGCCGATCGGCTGCAAGTGCGACGCCTGCGAAAAGAAACGCAGGAAGTTGCGGGCCGCGGCGCGCGAGGAGAAGAAGCGCGTCAGGGCGAGGGCTGAAAAGCGCGCCGGGGTCGCGCGCAACGGCAAAAATCTGAACGGCCACAAGGCGCCTGCCGCCGCTCCAAAAAAGTCGGAGAGGCGATCGACGGTCGCGAAGGGCCGGACATCAAGGAAGCGTTCTTAA
- a CDS encoding acetyl-CoA acetyltransferase, giving the protein MTASIVGWAHTPFGKLGAETVESLVVTVATHALADAGISAGDVDEIVLGHFNAGFSPQDFTASLVLQADPELRFKPATRVENACATGSAAVHQGVRAIASGAAKIVLVVGVEQMTHTPGPEIGRNLLRASYLPEDGDTPGGFAGVFGKIAQAYFQKYGDQSDALAMIAAKNHKNGVANPYAQIRRDFGYEFCRSESEKNPFVAGPLKRTDCSPVSDGAAALVLMDAETARSARRAVNIRATGHAQDFLPMSKRNILDFEGCTVAWQRALAKAGVMLSDLSFVETHDCFTIAELIEYEAMGLTPKGQGARAIKEGWTRKDGKLPINPSGGLKAKGHPIGATGVSMHVLSAMQLAGEAPEGMQIRAAKLAGIFNMGGTAVANYVSILEPAK; this is encoded by the coding sequence ATGACCGCCAGCATTGTCGGATGGGCACATACGCCATTCGGGAAATTGGGCGCAGAGACCGTCGAAAGCCTTGTGGTGACGGTCGCAACCCACGCGTTGGCCGATGCCGGCATTTCCGCCGGCGACGTCGATGAAATCGTGCTCGGGCATTTTAATGCCGGTTTCTCGCCCCAGGATTTTACCGCCTCGCTTGTCTTGCAAGCCGATCCGGAACTCCGCTTCAAGCCGGCGACGCGGGTGGAGAATGCCTGCGCCACCGGATCGGCGGCGGTGCATCAGGGTGTCCGCGCCATTGCGTCGGGTGCGGCGAAGATCGTGCTGGTTGTCGGCGTCGAGCAGATGACGCACACGCCCGGTCCCGAGATCGGCCGCAATCTGCTGCGCGCCTCTTATCTGCCGGAGGACGGCGATACCCCCGGCGGTTTTGCCGGCGTTTTCGGCAAGATCGCGCAGGCCTATTTCCAGAAATACGGCGACCAGTCGGATGCGCTGGCGATGATCGCGGCGAAAAACCACAAGAATGGCGTCGCCAACCCTTACGCGCAGATACGCAGGGATTTCGGCTACGAGTTCTGCCGCTCCGAGAGCGAGAAGAACCCGTTCGTTGCCGGGCCGCTGAAGCGCACCGACTGCTCGCCGGTGTCGGATGGCGCGGCCGCGCTGGTGCTGATGGATGCGGAGACGGCCCGGTCCGCGCGTCGGGCGGTCAACATCCGCGCGACTGGTCACGCGCAGGATTTCCTGCCGATGTCGAAGCGCAACATCCTTGATTTCGAGGGCTGCACGGTGGCATGGCAGCGGGCGCTGGCAAAGGCTGGTGTGATGCTGTCCGATCTCTCGTTCGTCGAGACCCACGACTGCTTCACCATCGCCGAGCTGATCGAGTATGAGGCCATGGGCCTGACGCCGAAGGGGCAGGGCGCGCGCGCCATCAAGGAAGGCTGGACCCGGAAGGACGGCAAGCTGCCGATCAATCCGTCCGGCGGCCTCAAGGCCAAGGGCCATCCGATCGGCGCCACCGGAGTCTCCATGCATGTGCTGAGCGCGATGCAGCTCGCGGGCGAGGCGCCCGAGGGTATGCAGATCAGGGCCGCCAAGCTCGCCGGCATTTTCAACATGGGCGGCACGGCGGTTGCGAACTACGTCTCGATCCTTGAGCCCGCCAAGTAG
- a CDS encoding CoA-acylating methylmalonate-semialdehyde dehydrogenase, translated as MRTIGHLIGGKTVSGRSGRFADVYQPMTGEVQARVALASKAELREAVENAKAAQPAWAATNPQRRVRVLMKFLELVARDNDAMAELLAREHGKTIPDAKGDIFRGVEVVEYAVGIPELMKGGYTEGAGPGIDSYSMRQPLGVVAGITPFNFPAMIPMWKFAPAIACGNAFILKPSERDPGVPMRLAELMLEAGLPPGILNVVNGDKEAVDAILDDPDIAAVGFVGSSSIAHYIYSRAAAAGKRAQCFGGAKNHMIIMPDADMDQSVDALVGAGYGAAGERCMAVSVAVPVGKTTADRLMEKLIPRVENLKIGPSTDASADFGPLVSRAALERVKNYVEIGVKEGATLAVDGRGFKMQGYENGFYMGGCLFDNVTKDMRIYKEEIFGPVLSVVRANDFDEAVRLPSDHEYGNGVAIFTRDGDAAREFASRVQVGMVGINVPIPVPVAYYSFGGWKRSGFGDLNQYGSDSVRFYTKTKTVTSRWPSGVKEGTQFAFHSK; from the coding sequence ATGCGCACCATCGGACACCTAATTGGCGGCAAGACCGTCAGCGGCAGGTCGGGGCGGTTCGCCGACGTTTACCAGCCGATGACCGGCGAAGTGCAGGCCAGGGTCGCGCTGGCGTCGAAAGCCGAGTTGCGCGAAGCGGTGGAGAACGCCAAGGCCGCGCAGCCGGCGTGGGCCGCGACCAATCCGCAGCGCCGTGTCCGCGTGCTGATGAAATTTCTCGAACTGGTGGCGCGCGACAACGATGCGATGGCCGAACTACTGGCGCGTGAGCATGGCAAGACCATTCCCGACGCCAAGGGCGACATCTTCCGCGGCGTCGAGGTCGTCGAATACGCCGTCGGCATTCCCGAACTGATGAAGGGCGGCTACACCGAGGGCGCCGGTCCCGGCATCGACAGCTATTCGATGCGTCAGCCGCTCGGCGTTGTCGCCGGCATCACGCCGTTCAATTTCCCGGCGATGATCCCGATGTGGAAGTTCGCGCCGGCGATCGCCTGCGGCAACGCTTTTATCCTCAAACCCTCGGAGCGCGATCCGGGCGTGCCGATGCGGCTGGCCGAACTGATGTTGGAGGCCGGTTTGCCGCCGGGCATTCTCAATGTCGTCAACGGCGACAAGGAGGCGGTCGACGCCATTCTCGACGACCCCGATATCGCGGCGGTCGGCTTCGTCGGCTCCTCGTCGATCGCGCACTACATTTATTCACGCGCGGCCGCGGCCGGCAAACGCGCGCAGTGTTTCGGCGGCGCCAAGAACCACATGATCATCATGCCGGATGCCGACATGGATCAGTCGGTGGACGCGCTGGTCGGTGCGGGCTACGGCGCGGCCGGCGAGCGCTGCATGGCGGTGTCGGTCGCGGTCCCCGTCGGCAAGACCACCGCCGACCGCCTGATGGAGAAGCTGATCCCGCGCGTGGAGAACCTGAAGATCGGTCCGTCCACCGATGCGTCCGCCGATTTCGGCCCGCTCGTCAGCAGGGCGGCGCTGGAGCGCGTCAAGAACTACGTCGAGATCGGTGTCAAGGAAGGCGCGACGCTCGCGGTCGACGGCCGCGGTTTCAAGATGCAAGGCTACGAGAACGGCTTCTACATGGGCGGTTGTCTGTTCGACAACGTCACCAAGGACATGCGGATCTACAAGGAAGAAATCTTTGGTCCGGTGCTGTCGGTGGTCCGCGCCAACGATTTTGACGAAGCGGTCAGGTTGCCGTCGGACCATGAATACGGCAACGGCGTCGCGATCTTCACGCGCGACGGTGACGCCGCGCGGGAGTTCGCCTCGCGCGTCCAGGTCGGCATGGTCGGCATCAACGTGCCGATCCCGGTGCCGGTGGCCTACTACAGTTTCGGCGGCTGGAAGCGCTCGGGCTTCGGCGACCTCAATCAGTACGGTTCCGACTCGGTGCGATTTTATACCAAGACCAAAACAGTTACCTCGCGCTGGCCCTCCGGCGTCAAGGAAGGGACGCAGTTCGCGTTCCACAGCAAGTGA
- a CDS encoding isobutyryl-CoA dehydrogenase — MQFALTEDQIAVRDMARDFAAGKIAPFALKWDEDKYFPVDVMREAASLGIGGITIRDDVGGSALSRFDAALIFEALAQGCPTVSSFISIHNMASWMIDAYGSDEQRRKWLPKLCAMDLLASYCLTEPGAGSDAAALRTRAVRDGDHYVLDGQKQFISGAGASDLYVVMVRTGDDGPGGISTLVVERDTPGVSFGANERKMGWNAQPTRAVIFENARVPVANRLGDEGIGFKIAMAGLDGGRLNIAACSLGGAQSALDKTLAYMKERKAFGKRLDEFQALQFKVADMATELEAARTFLWRAASALDQEDTEATMLCAMAKRFATDVGFEVANQALQLHGGYGYLSEYGIEKIVRDLRVHQILEGTNEIMRLIVSRKLIEGAR; from the coding sequence ATGCAGTTCGCGCTCACTGAGGATCAGATCGCTGTCCGCGACATGGCGCGCGATTTCGCCGCCGGGAAGATCGCGCCGTTCGCGCTGAAATGGGATGAGGACAAGTATTTTCCGGTGGACGTGATGCGCGAGGCGGCAAGCCTCGGCATCGGGGGCATCACCATCCGCGACGATGTCGGCGGTTCGGCGCTGAGCCGTTTCGACGCCGCGCTGATCTTCGAGGCCTTGGCGCAGGGCTGCCCTACCGTGTCGTCGTTCATCTCGATCCACAACATGGCGTCGTGGATGATCGATGCCTATGGCTCGGACGAGCAGCGGCGCAAGTGGCTGCCAAAACTGTGCGCCATGGACTTGCTGGCGAGCTACTGCCTGACCGAGCCCGGCGCGGGTTCGGACGCCGCGGCCTTGCGGACCCGCGCGGTGCGCGACGGCGATCACTACGTACTCGACGGGCAGAAGCAGTTCATCTCCGGCGCCGGCGCCAGCGACCTCTACGTGGTGATGGTGCGCACCGGCGACGACGGGCCGGGCGGCATTTCGACGCTCGTGGTCGAGCGCGATACACCGGGGGTCTCGTTCGGCGCCAACGAGCGCAAGATGGGCTGGAATGCGCAGCCGACCCGCGCGGTGATCTTCGAGAACGCGCGCGTGCCCGTGGCCAATCGGCTCGGCGACGAGGGCATCGGTTTTAAGATCGCGATGGCCGGACTCGACGGCGGGCGGCTGAACATCGCCGCGTGCTCGCTCGGCGGCGCGCAATCGGCGCTCGACAAGACGCTCGCCTACATGAAGGAGCGCAAGGCGTTCGGAAAGCGGCTCGACGAGTTCCAGGCCCTGCAATTCAAGGTCGCCGACATGGCGACCGAACTGGAAGCGGCGCGAACTTTTCTGTGGCGTGCGGCCTCCGCGCTGGACCAGGAGGACACTGAAGCCACCATGCTGTGCGCGATGGCAAAGCGTTTTGCCACCGATGTCGGCTTCGAGGTCGCCAATCAGGCATTGCAGTTGCATGGCGGCTACGGCTATCTCTCGGAATACGGCATCGAGAAGATCGTGCGCGATTTGCGCGTGCATCAGATTCTCGAGGGCACCAACGAAATCATGCGCCTGATCGTGTCGCGCAAGCTGATAGAGGGCGCGCGATGA
- a CDS encoding enoyl-CoA hydratase/isomerase family protein translates to MKVVAGDETDLIARREGSAGIIRLNRPKAINAVTLEMFREIGNALDEFEADPAVGLILLEGAGERGLCAGGDIRSLWESAKVAGDLGKVLWREEYILNARIAKFPKPYVAFMDGIVMGGGVGLSAHGGHRVVTERTRLSMPEVGLGFFPDVGGTWLLSHAPGETGTYFGLTGQPMNGPDAIYAGFADAGVPSRKLAALREALADLGARADAARVRATIASFASGETAGPVAAIRPRIDAWFAHGRMDDILATLNRDGSELARSTLKTLNEKSPRGMVVTLKLLRLARASATLEECLAREYRAALAVFASDDFREGVRAAVIDKDREPKWSPPRIEEVTPEMIAPYFANIGADELVFN, encoded by the coding sequence ATGAAGGTCGTTGCAGGCGACGAGACCGATCTGATCGCACGGCGGGAGGGAAGCGCGGGCATCATTCGCCTCAACCGCCCGAAGGCGATCAATGCCGTCACCCTGGAGATGTTCCGCGAGATCGGCAATGCGCTGGACGAATTCGAGGCGGACCCCGCAGTCGGTCTGATCCTTCTCGAAGGAGCGGGCGAGCGCGGCCTGTGCGCGGGCGGCGATATTCGCTCGCTCTGGGAAAGCGCGAAGGTTGCGGGCGATCTCGGCAAGGTGCTGTGGCGCGAGGAATACATCCTCAACGCGCGGATTGCGAAATTTCCAAAACCCTATGTCGCCTTCATGGACGGCATCGTGATGGGCGGCGGCGTCGGATTGTCGGCGCATGGCGGGCACCGCGTTGTTACCGAGAGAACCAGGCTCTCAATGCCGGAGGTCGGCCTCGGCTTCTTTCCGGATGTCGGGGGCACCTGGCTGTTGTCGCACGCGCCGGGCGAGACCGGAACCTACTTCGGGTTGACCGGCCAGCCCATGAACGGGCCTGACGCGATCTACGCCGGCTTCGCCGATGCCGGGGTGCCGTCGCGAAAACTCGCGGCGCTTCGCGAGGCGCTGGCCGATCTCGGCGCCCGCGCGGATGCGGCCCGCGTGAGAGCAACGATCGCGAGCTTTGCGAGCGGCGAAACCGCGGGCCCCGTTGCGGCAATCCGGCCGCGGATCGATGCGTGGTTCGCTCATGGTCGAATGGACGACATACTCGCGACCCTGAATCGTGACGGCTCCGAACTCGCGCGCTCGACCCTCAAGACCCTGAACGAGAAGTCGCCGCGCGGCATGGTCGTGACGCTGAAGCTGCTGCGACTCGCGCGCGCCTCGGCCACGCTGGAGGAATGTCTCGCGCGTGAATATCGTGCAGCGCTTGCGGTCTTCGCGAGCGACGACTTTCGCGAGGGCGTGCGGGCCGCGGTCATCGACAAGGACCGCGAGCCAAAATGGTCGCCGCCGCGGATCGAGGAGGTTACGCCGGAGATGATTGCGCCGTATTTTGCCAACATCGGCGCGGATGAACTCGTATTCAATTAG
- the mmsB gene encoding 3-hydroxyisobutyrate dehydrogenase, giving the protein MATIAFIGLGNMGGPMAANLVKAGHKVNGFDLVPALRDTAKADGVAITDSARAAVTNADVIITMLPAGRHVVSVWTDVIPCAVRGALMIDCSTIDVESARRAHMLAATAVLPSVDAPVSGGVGGARGATLTFMAGGEAEAFVAAKPFLEAMGKKIVHCGGDGAGQAAKICNNMILGISMIAVGEAFVLAEKLGLSHQALFDVASTASGQCWSLTSYCPVPGPVPASPANNDFKPGFASALMLKDLTLAQEAAKSGGAVTPLGQHAQEIYKTFDAAGNGGVDFSGIIRHIRALADNRGGR; this is encoded by the coding sequence ATGGCGACCATCGCATTCATCGGTCTCGGCAACATGGGCGGACCCATGGCGGCCAATCTCGTCAAGGCGGGCCACAAGGTGAACGGTTTCGATCTCGTGCCAGCTTTGAGGGATACGGCCAAGGCGGACGGCGTAGCGATCACCGACAGCGCGAGGGCGGCGGTGACGAATGCGGATGTCATCATTACCATGCTGCCGGCCGGTCGGCATGTGGTGTCGGTCTGGACCGATGTTATTCCCTGCGCAGTCAGGGGCGCGCTGATGATCGACTGCTCGACCATCGATGTCGAAAGCGCGCGGCGGGCCCATATGCTGGCGGCCACGGCTGTGCTGCCGTCGGTCGATGCGCCGGTCTCGGGAGGCGTCGGCGGCGCCAGGGGCGCGACGCTGACCTTCATGGCTGGCGGCGAAGCCGAGGCCTTCGTGGCGGCGAAACCGTTTCTTGAGGCGATGGGAAAGAAGATCGTCCATTGCGGCGGTGACGGCGCGGGGCAAGCGGCCAAGATCTGCAACAACATGATCCTTGGCATCTCGATGATTGCGGTCGGCGAAGCCTTCGTGCTGGCGGAAAAGCTCGGCCTGTCGCATCAGGCGCTGTTCGATGTCGCCTCGACCGCGTCGGGCCAGTGCTGGTCGCTGACGAGCTATTGCCCGGTGCCGGGCCCGGTTCCCGCGTCGCCCGCTAATAACGACTTCAAGCCCGGCTTTGCCTCGGCGCTGATGCTCAAGGACCTGACGCTTGCGCAGGAAGCAGCGAAATCCGGCGGTGCGGTGACGCCGCTCGGACAGCACGCGCAGGAGATTTACAAAACCTTCGACGCGGCCGGAAACGGCGGGGTCGATTTCTCCGGCATCATCCGGCACATCCGCGCCCTTGCGGACAACAGGGGCGGCCGATGA
- a CDS encoding MaoC family dehydratase, with protein MNEVWKTPPVSLDAYRQMVGKEIGVSSWHLIDQKRIDDYAGVVEDHQFIHVDPDRAKRETAFGTTVAHGFLTLSLLSVMSYEVMPRVDGVTMSVNYGFDRLRFISPVKSGSRVRGRFTLTEATLRKPGELLSCTAVSVEIEGEKRSALVADWLTLLYFS; from the coding sequence GTGAATGAGGTCTGGAAGACACCGCCGGTCTCGCTCGATGCCTATCGGCAGATGGTCGGAAAGGAGATCGGCGTTTCCTCATGGCACTTGATCGACCAGAAGCGGATCGACGACTATGCCGGCGTGGTCGAGGACCATCAGTTCATCCATGTCGATCCCGACCGGGCCAAACGCGAAACGGCATTCGGCACCACCGTCGCGCACGGGTTCCTGACCCTGTCGCTGCTCAGCGTCATGTCGTATGAGGTGATGCCGCGGGTCGATGGCGTGACCATGAGCGTCAACTACGGCTTCGACCGGCTCCGGTTCATCTCGCCGGTGAAATCCGGCTCTCGCGTTCGGGGCCGCTTCACGCTGACGGAGGCGACACTCCGTAAGCCCGGCGAACTGTTGTCGTGCACCGCCGTCAGCGTCGAGATCGAGGGCGAGAAGCGGTCAGCGCTCGTCGCCGACTGGCTCACCCTCCTGTACTTTTCCTGA
- a CDS encoding NAD(P)/FAD-dependent oxidoreductase, translated as MDALHTQAAILGAGPAGLMAAEVLARGGVRVTVFDAMPSAGRKFLMAGRGGLNLTHSEPLPQFLARYGAAVPHLKPAIDAFTPEALRKWADDLGQPTFVGSSGRVFPRTLKASPLLRAWLRRLDSLGVTLMLRHRWTGWDRDGRLLFQTPDGECTFEADATVMALGGASWPRLGSDGAWVEWLAGRGIAISPLRPANSGFTVAWSSVFRDRFEGQPLKNVALSCGSHEVRGEAVITRTGVEGGGIYALSSVLREAIIASGHATLHINLRPDVATDNLSARLSVPRGKQSVSNWLRKAAGLAPVAIGLLQEAAMVTGQQPGTMPPASLAALIHAVPITLTGIAPIARAISSAGGLAFSELDDDTMIRRMPGVFAAGEMLDWEAPTGGYLLQASFATGAAAGRGALKWLRR; from the coding sequence ATGGATGCCCTCCATACTCAAGCCGCGATCCTCGGCGCCGGTCCTGCCGGGCTGATGGCCGCGGAGGTTCTCGCGCGAGGCGGCGTGCGCGTGACCGTATTCGACGCGATGCCGTCCGCGGGCCGCAAGTTCCTGATGGCGGGGCGCGGCGGACTCAATCTGACGCACAGCGAGCCGCTGCCGCAGTTTCTCGCGCGCTACGGCGCGGCCGTACCCCATCTCAAACCGGCCATCGATGCGTTCACGCCCGAGGCGTTGCGAAAGTGGGCCGACGATCTCGGACAACCGACGTTCGTCGGGTCGAGCGGGCGTGTGTTTCCGAGAACGCTTAAGGCGTCCCCATTGTTGCGCGCGTGGCTCAGGCGGCTCGATTCCCTCGGCGTGACGCTGATGCTGCGGCATCGCTGGACCGGGTGGGACCGCGATGGCCGCCTGCTCTTTCAGACGCCTGATGGCGAGTGTACCTTCGAGGCGGATGCGACGGTCATGGCGCTCGGCGGCGCGAGCTGGCCGCGGCTCGGTTCCGATGGCGCGTGGGTCGAATGGCTCGCGGGCAGGGGGATCGCGATCTCGCCGCTGCGGCCTGCCAATTCCGGATTCACCGTGGCGTGGTCCAGCGTCTTCCGTGATCGTTTCGAAGGTCAGCCGCTGAAGAACGTCGCGCTGTCGTGCGGCTCGCACGAGGTGCGTGGCGAAGCCGTCATCACGCGCACCGGTGTTGAAGGCGGCGGAATTTACGCGCTGTCTTCGGTGTTGCGCGAGGCGATCATCGCGTCGGGCCATGCGACGCTTCACATCAACTTGCGGCCCGATGTTGCGACGGACAATCTGTCGGCGCGATTGAGCGTGCCGCGCGGAAAACAATCCGTCTCGAACTGGCTGCGCAAGGCGGCGGGTCTTGCGCCCGTTGCGATCGGTCTGTTGCAGGAAGCGGCGATGGTTACCGGTCAACAGCCGGGAACGATGCCGCCGGCATCGCTCGCGGCGTTGATCCACGCCGTTCCGATCACGCTGACCGGCATCGCGCCGATCGCGCGCGCGATCTCCTCCGCCGGCGGACTTGCGTTCAGCGAGCTTGACGACGACACCATGATCCGCCGGATGCCGGGAGTGTTCGCTGCCGGCGAAATGCTGGACTGGGAAGCGCCGACCGGCGGTTATCTGCTGCAGGCGTCGTTCGCGACCGGCGCGGCGGCTGGGCGAGGCGCGCTGAAATGGCTGCGGCGTTAA